The Georgenia faecalis genome includes a window with the following:
- a CDS encoding glycosyltransferase: MADGPGSPDAPFSVLLPVYAGDDPRFFRRAVVSATAEQDLRPDELVVVQDGPVPPALAAVVAEIETGEPTGGVPVRLVRLPRNVGLARALEAGLAACRYEVVARVDADDVSLPARFARQVPLVAAGLDLLGSAIAEFADDESRPGVVRALPTDPDEIARTARFRDPFNHPSVVYRRSAVAAAGGYQHLPLMEDYLLFARMIAGGARVANLPDALVLYRVGAGAYARRGGLRLLRSELALQRELRRSGFTTPAQAARNVVVRGGYRLVPERLRRLAYRRMVA, translated from the coding sequence ACGCCGGCGACGACCCGCGGTTCTTCCGCCGGGCCGTCGTCTCCGCCACCGCCGAGCAGGACCTGCGCCCCGACGAGCTCGTCGTCGTCCAGGACGGCCCCGTCCCGCCGGCGCTCGCGGCCGTCGTCGCCGAGATCGAGACGGGGGAGCCCACCGGCGGCGTGCCCGTGCGGCTGGTCCGCCTGCCGCGCAACGTCGGCCTGGCCCGCGCCCTCGAGGCGGGCCTGGCGGCCTGCCGGTACGAGGTCGTCGCCCGCGTCGACGCCGACGACGTCAGCCTTCCCGCCCGCTTCGCCCGCCAGGTGCCCCTCGTCGCCGCGGGCCTCGACCTCCTCGGCTCCGCGATCGCCGAGTTCGCCGACGACGAGTCCCGCCCCGGGGTGGTCCGCGCCCTGCCGACGGACCCCGACGAGATCGCCCGCACGGCTCGGTTCCGGGACCCGTTCAACCACCCCTCCGTCGTCTACCGGCGGTCCGCGGTCGCGGCGGCCGGCGGGTACCAGCACCTGCCGCTCATGGAGGACTACCTCCTCTTCGCGCGGATGATCGCCGGCGGGGCGCGGGTGGCGAACCTGCCCGACGCGCTCGTCCTGTACCGGGTGGGGGCCGGCGCGTACGCCCGCCGCGGCGGGCTGCGCCTGCTGCGCTCCGAGCTCGCCCTGCAGCGCGAGCTGCGCCGCTCGGGCTTCACCACCCCCGCCCAGGCCGCGCGCAACGTCGTCGTGCGCGGCGGGTACCGCCTGGTCCCCGAACGCCTGCGCCGCCTGGCCTACCGCCGGATGGTGGCCTGA
- the glf gene encoding UDP-galactopyranose mutase, with protein MNSDLVVVGSGFYGLTIAERCARELGLRVLVIDRRSHIGGNAYSEAEASTGIEVHRYGAHLFHTSNERVWDYVTRFTAFTDYQHRVYTNVGGEVFPMPINLGTVNQFFRAAHGPEAARALVAEQAAELAGTEVSNLEEKAISLIGRPLYEAFIKGYTAKQWQTDPRELPASIIARLPVRYTYNNRYFNDTYEGLPVDGYTAWLERMADHPRIEVRLDTDFFDTTQPVNKAAVVGQVPVVYTGPVDRYFDNAEGELSWRTLDFEEEVLDVGDFQGTSVMNYGDEDVPYTRIHEFRHFHPERDYPKDRTVIMREYSRFAETGDEPYYPVNTATDRERVLAYRELAKGEKDVHFGGRLGTYQYLDMHMAIGAALSAYDNTLTPLFRAGARLGAPE; from the coding sequence GTGAACTCCGACCTCGTCGTCGTCGGGTCCGGCTTCTACGGCCTGACCATCGCCGAGCGCTGCGCCCGCGAGCTGGGTCTGCGGGTCCTGGTGATCGACCGCCGCTCGCACATCGGGGGCAACGCCTACTCCGAGGCCGAGGCGTCCACCGGGATCGAGGTGCACCGCTACGGCGCGCACCTGTTCCACACCTCCAACGAGCGGGTGTGGGACTACGTCACGAGGTTCACCGCCTTCACGGACTACCAGCACCGCGTCTACACCAACGTCGGCGGGGAGGTCTTCCCCATGCCGATCAACCTCGGCACGGTCAACCAGTTCTTCCGGGCGGCCCACGGGCCCGAGGCGGCCCGCGCGCTCGTCGCCGAGCAGGCGGCCGAGCTCGCCGGCACGGAGGTGAGCAACCTCGAGGAGAAGGCGATCTCCCTCATCGGGCGCCCGCTGTACGAGGCGTTCATCAAGGGCTACACGGCCAAGCAGTGGCAGACCGACCCGCGCGAGCTCCCGGCGAGCATCATCGCGCGACTGCCCGTGCGCTACACGTACAACAACCGCTACTTCAACGACACCTACGAGGGCCTGCCCGTCGACGGGTACACCGCGTGGCTCGAGCGCATGGCGGACCACCCGCGCATCGAGGTGCGTCTCGACACGGACTTCTTCGACACCACGCAGCCGGTGAACAAGGCCGCCGTCGTCGGTCAGGTGCCCGTCGTCTACACCGGGCCGGTAGACCGCTACTTCGACAACGCCGAGGGCGAGCTCAGCTGGCGCACCCTCGACTTCGAGGAGGAGGTCCTCGACGTCGGTGACTTCCAGGGCACCTCGGTGATGAACTACGGGGACGAGGACGTCCCCTACACCCGCATCCACGAGTTCCGGCACTTCCACCCGGAGCGCGACTACCCGAAGGACCGCACGGTCATCATGCGGGAGTACTCGCGGTTCGCCGAGACGGGCGACGAGCCCTACTACCCGGTGAACACGGCGACGGACCGGGAGCGCGTGCTCGCCTACCGCGAGCTGGCCAAGGGGGAGAAGGACGTCCACTTCGGCGGGCGTCTGGGCACCTACCAGTACCTCGACATGCACATGGCGATCGGCGCGGCGCTCTCGGCCTACGACAACACGCTCACGCCCCTCTTCCGCGCCGGCGCCCGTCTGGGGGCGCCGGAGTGA
- a CDS encoding DUF6541 family protein, producing MQPWLTILVPGLVGLLLLLVPGLAVGRVLRLRGLLWWGTAPLLSGGIIGTTAVAAPALGLAWGVGTVALGTAAGVVLALIVRLLTLGVPRRTEGTPEQRRRAGLAAVGGLLVAAAVQAGRIVAALDGPGVISQTFDANYHLNAVQLILDRADASSLHMTLSTPDKVTSFYPALWHGLVALIEQVTGVGVPEATTTLTLLVAAVVWPLSVLAMARVMFGPHALLLGSAAALATAFTQFPELLSFYGVLYPNLLAYAVLPAFLALVLRALVRRPSRAWIADVALLVVGAVALTLAQTNALFAAAFILLPAVAVALWQRSRTWLARTSVPAGQARAWVGLVWALTASLAVLAYVASGRIQTVQGLRTSPVYWPVDDSVLGATWKAIILSAGSELAKPQWVLALLVAVGVVAAVRMPRHYWLVAAHAVVIALYVVSTSVEGPLRSQLTGYWYGDDIRLAALLPVTGVPLAALGVAQLVRWLSAVPGWVARRRSADVAVRHGRPSAGRRDLPAAAVLVVVAALAVGQGFLPAGQQSFDELARGYHVDPTSTGSIGLLSANEMELLSELDEIVPEGVVVAGNPWDGSAMSWAVGDRQALFPHISIIWTEETGTIAVRLNEANTDPRVCEAVEDLNVGYVLDMGRPMWGGDPNGGHLAYPGLEGLVDAGVAEPVASVGPARLLEITACD from the coding sequence GTGCAGCCCTGGCTGACGATTCTCGTGCCCGGGCTCGTGGGACTCCTCCTCCTGCTCGTGCCCGGGCTCGCCGTCGGCCGCGTCCTGCGGCTGAGAGGCCTGCTGTGGTGGGGCACGGCCCCCCTGCTCAGCGGCGGCATCATCGGGACGACGGCGGTCGCCGCGCCGGCCCTCGGCCTCGCCTGGGGGGTGGGCACCGTCGCGCTCGGGACGGCCGCCGGCGTCGTCCTCGCGCTCATCGTCCGTCTCCTCACCCTCGGCGTCCCGCGCCGGACCGAGGGCACGCCCGAGCAGCGCCGCCGGGCGGGCCTCGCCGCCGTCGGTGGCCTCCTCGTCGCCGCCGCGGTGCAGGCCGGGCGCATCGTCGCGGCCCTGGACGGCCCGGGGGTGATCTCGCAGACCTTCGACGCGAACTACCACCTCAACGCCGTCCAGCTCATCCTCGACCGGGCCGACGCGTCGTCCCTGCACATGACGCTGTCCACCCCGGACAAGGTGACCTCGTTCTACCCCGCGCTGTGGCACGGGCTGGTGGCGCTCATCGAGCAGGTGACCGGCGTCGGCGTGCCGGAGGCGACGACGACGCTCACCCTCCTCGTCGCGGCCGTGGTGTGGCCGCTCAGCGTGCTGGCGATGGCGCGGGTGATGTTCGGTCCCCACGCCCTGCTCCTGGGCTCCGCCGCGGCGCTGGCGACCGCCTTCACCCAGTTCCCCGAGCTGCTCAGCTTCTACGGGGTGCTCTACCCCAACCTCCTCGCGTACGCCGTGCTCCCGGCGTTCCTCGCCCTCGTCCTGCGCGCGCTCGTGCGCCGGCCCTCCCGGGCCTGGATCGCGGACGTCGCCCTCCTCGTCGTCGGTGCCGTCGCCCTCACACTCGCCCAGACCAACGCCCTGTTCGCCGCGGCGTTCATCCTCCTGCCGGCCGTCGCGGTCGCCCTCTGGCAGCGGTCGCGGACCTGGCTGGCCCGCACCTCGGTGCCGGCCGGCCAGGCCCGCGCCTGGGTGGGGCTCGTGTGGGCGCTCACCGCCTCCCTCGCCGTCCTCGCCTACGTCGCCAGCGGACGGATCCAGACGGTGCAGGGCCTGCGCACGAGCCCCGTGTACTGGCCGGTGGACGACAGCGTCCTCGGGGCGACGTGGAAGGCGATCATCCTCTCGGCGGGCAGCGAGCTCGCCAAGCCGCAGTGGGTGCTGGCCCTGCTCGTCGCCGTCGGCGTCGTCGCCGCCGTGCGCATGCCGCGTCACTACTGGCTGGTCGCCGCGCACGCCGTCGTCATTGCGCTCTACGTCGTCTCCACCAGTGTCGAGGGGCCGCTGCGCTCCCAGCTCACGGGTTACTGGTACGGCGACGACATCCGCCTCGCCGCGCTCCTGCCCGTCACCGGCGTGCCGCTCGCGGCGCTGGGCGTCGCCCAGCTCGTCCGGTGGCTCAGCGCGGTACCGGGCTGGGTCGCGCGGCGGCGGTCCGCGGACGTCGCCGTCCGGCACGGGCGCCCGTCCGCGGGGCGCCGCGACCTGCCCGCCGCCGCCGTCCTCGTGGTCGTCGCCGCCCTCGCCGTGGGCCAGGGGTTCCTCCCCGCCGGGCAGCAGTCGTTCGACGAGCTGGCCCGGGGCTACCACGTGGACCCCACCTCCACCGGCTCCATCGGCCTCCTCAGCGCCAACGAGATGGAGCTCCTCTCCGAGCTCGACGAGATCGTCCCCGAGGGCGTCGTCGTGGCGGGCAACCCGTGGGACGGCAGCGCGATGTCCTGGGCGGTGGGGGACCGGCAGGCGCTGTTCCCGCACATCTCCATCATCTGGACCGAGGAGACCGGGACCATCGCCGTCCGCCTCAACGAGGCGAACACCGACCCCCGGGTGTGCGAGGCCGTGGAGGACCTCAACGTGGGCTACGTCCTCGACATGGGCCGCCCCATGTGGGGCGGGGACCCCAACGGCGGGCACCTCGCCTACCCGGGCCTGGAAGGGCTCGTGGACGCGGGCGTCGCGGAGCCGGTGGCCAGCGTCGGCCCGGCGCGGTTGCTGGAGATCACCGCCTGCGACTGA
- a CDS encoding ABC transporter ATP-binding protein — protein sequence MDTEPRIVVRDVAKHFTLRHTRTAKDWVVWNLRGRRARLSDDFVALHDISFDVADGEAVALLGLNGSGKSTLLKLISGVMRADQGTIRVRGKIAGLIEVGAGFHPDLTGRENVFLNGAILGMSEAQITEKFDEIVAFSEIEEFIDTEVKFYSSGMFLRLAFAVAVHTDPDVFLVDEILAVGDEPFQRKCLAKIRELRAAGKALVIVSHDLDMVAKLCDRGVLLDHGRIVVDGPIDDAVETMRRNV from the coding sequence GTGGACACCGAACCGCGGATCGTCGTGCGCGACGTCGCCAAGCACTTCACCCTGCGTCACACCCGCACCGCCAAGGACTGGGTGGTGTGGAACCTGCGCGGGCGCCGCGCCCGGCTGAGCGACGACTTCGTCGCCCTGCACGACATCTCCTTCGACGTCGCCGACGGTGAGGCGGTGGCGCTGCTCGGGCTCAACGGCTCGGGCAAGTCGACCCTGCTCAAGCTCATCTCCGGCGTCATGCGCGCCGATCAGGGCACCATCCGCGTGCGCGGGAAGATCGCCGGCCTCATCGAGGTGGGCGCCGGCTTCCACCCCGACCTCACCGGCCGGGAGAACGTCTTCCTCAACGGCGCCATCCTCGGGATGAGCGAGGCCCAGATCACCGAGAAGTTCGACGAGATCGTCGCCTTCAGCGAGATCGAGGAGTTCATCGACACCGAGGTGAAGTTCTACTCCTCGGGGATGTTCCTCCGGCTCGCGTTCGCCGTCGCGGTGCACACCGACCCGGACGTCTTCCTCGTCGACGAGATCCTCGCCGTCGGCGACGAGCCGTTCCAGCGCAAGTGCCTGGCGAAGATCCGCGAGCTGCGCGCCGCCGGCAAGGCGTTGGTCATCGTCAGCCACGACCTCGATATGGTCGCCAAGTTGTGCGACCGTGGCGTCCTTCTCGATCACGGGAGGATCGTCGTGGACGGACCCATTGACGACGCCGTCGAGACGATGCGGAGGAACGTGTGA
- a CDS encoding ABC transporter permease, whose product MSTGAVDGFVEPGRGGGLLDVVRQRYLLRLVVRKDLRVRYRGSVLGMLWSYVKPAVQFVVFYFAVGVFLRMNEAIDNFAVYLFAGIVVVNFFGEAFGNATRAIVGNSALVKKIYLPRELFSVSALWVAAVHFFPQLVVLVVGALIFGWRPSLAQLAAGVLGFAILTVFSLGLGLLFGAVNVLFRDAENLVDLLLMVATWASPVLYSWTAVTEVVGTGTIWTIYQLNPLTPVVELFHWCFWAPTAGVEYVMPPDLWQWVGIAAVTSTLVLVLGELVFRRLDGRFAQEL is encoded by the coding sequence GTGAGCACGGGCGCCGTCGACGGCTTCGTCGAGCCCGGGCGCGGGGGAGGGCTGCTCGACGTCGTCCGGCAGCGCTACCTCCTGCGCCTCGTCGTCCGCAAGGACCTGCGCGTGCGCTACCGCGGGTCGGTGCTCGGCATGCTGTGGTCCTACGTCAAGCCGGCCGTCCAGTTCGTCGTCTTCTACTTCGCCGTCGGCGTGTTCCTGCGGATGAACGAGGCGATCGACAACTTCGCGGTCTACCTCTTCGCGGGGATCGTCGTCGTCAACTTCTTCGGCGAGGCCTTCGGGAACGCCACGCGCGCCATCGTGGGCAACTCGGCCCTGGTGAAGAAGATCTACCTGCCGCGGGAGCTCTTCTCCGTGTCCGCGCTGTGGGTGGCCGCGGTCCACTTCTTCCCGCAGCTCGTCGTCCTCGTCGTCGGCGCCCTCATCTTCGGCTGGCGGCCCTCGCTCGCCCAGCTCGCGGCCGGCGTGCTCGGGTTCGCGATCCTCACGGTCTTCTCGCTGGGCCTTGGCCTGCTCTTCGGTGCGGTCAACGTGCTCTTCCGCGACGCGGAGAACCTCGTCGACCTCCTCCTCATGGTCGCCACGTGGGCCTCTCCCGTCCTGTACTCGTGGACCGCCGTCACCGAGGTCGTGGGCACGGGGACGATCTGGACGATCTACCAGCTCAACCCGCTGACGCCGGTCGTGGAGCTCTTCCACTGGTGCTTCTGGGCGCCGACGGCCGGCGTGGAGTACGTCATGCCGCCCGACCTGTGGCAGTGGGTGGGGATCGCCGCGGTGACCTCGACCCTCGTCCTCGTCCTCGGCGAGCTGGTGTTCCGCCGCCTCGACGGCCGCTTCGCCCAGGAGCTCTGA
- a CDS encoding polysaccharide pyruvyl transferase family protein, producing MQPEARPVRTVYLVGVAGNPNLGDELIADAWLRYLEREQPGADVWLDTPFPGPAAALLAERHPRLHVTDTVFRLRDRALEEGHDVAEFITAALADPGIAPWWTSGIDRLRGADVVHLLGGGYANDMWPENLALLDALDWLAAYTPARVGATGLGLLPMSPSTAQRVADASRRFAVLDVRDAGTARALTTAPRPPAALRLTGDDVFLEPPLLDPVGAAGFDVGVVVQHDLRTMDWPELVTFVERQVEAWGVAPDRIAVLECIPRIDTFIHADLAARWPQVQLFSFHQLWRDGFPAAPHQRWISTRFHPHLLAASAGARGLAISVLPKYYDAKHGLVIAAGSGWPLVRDISVPVTAELPVGTLRERAPGLRERKRETARLLYG from the coding sequence GTGCAGCCCGAGGCGCGACCGGTCCGGACCGTCTATCTCGTGGGGGTCGCGGGCAATCCCAATCTCGGCGACGAGCTCATCGCCGACGCGTGGCTGCGCTACCTCGAGCGTGAGCAGCCCGGCGCTGATGTGTGGCTCGACACACCGTTCCCCGGTCCCGCGGCGGCCCTGCTCGCCGAGCGGCACCCCCGCCTCCACGTCACCGACACCGTCTTCCGCCTGCGCGACCGGGCGCTGGAGGAGGGGCACGACGTCGCCGAGTTCATCACCGCAGCGCTCGCGGACCCGGGCATCGCCCCGTGGTGGACGAGCGGGATCGACCGGCTCCGCGGGGCGGACGTCGTCCACCTCCTCGGCGGCGGGTACGCGAACGACATGTGGCCCGAGAACCTCGCCCTCCTCGACGCCCTCGACTGGCTCGCGGCGTACACCCCCGCCCGGGTGGGCGCCACGGGGCTGGGTCTGCTCCCGATGTCGCCCTCGACGGCCCAGCGCGTCGCCGACGCCTCCCGCCGCTTCGCCGTCCTCGACGTCCGCGACGCCGGCACCGCGCGCGCCCTCACCACGGCACCCCGGCCCCCCGCGGCGCTGCGCCTCACCGGCGACGACGTCTTCCTCGAACCCCCGCTCCTCGACCCCGTCGGCGCGGCGGGCTTCGACGTCGGGGTGGTGGTCCAGCACGACCTGCGGACGATGGACTGGCCGGAACTCGTCACCTTCGTCGAGCGCCAGGTCGAGGCGTGGGGCGTGGCCCCGGACCGCATCGCCGTCCTCGAGTGCATCCCGCGCATCGACACGTTCATCCACGCCGACCTCGCGGCGCGCTGGCCGCAGGTCCAGCTCTTCTCCTTCCACCAGCTGTGGCGCGACGGCTTCCCCGCCGCGCCGCACCAGCGCTGGATCTCCACCCGCTTCCACCCGCACCTCCTCGCGGCCAGCGCAGGGGCCCGGGGCCTGGCGATCTCGGTCCTGCCGAAGTACTACGACGCCAAGCACGGGCTGGTCATCGCCGCGGGGTCGGGGTGGCCGCTGGTGCGGGACATCTCCGTCCCCGTGACCGCCGAGCTCCCCGTGGGGACCCTGCGCGAGCGCGCGCCGGGCCTGCGGGAGCGCAAGCGGGAGACGGCGCGGCTGCTCTACGGGTGA
- a CDS encoding helix-turn-helix transcriptional regulator, with protein MTSGSLGPIVGRDDELARLAELVGLTGDPPARAVVVAGDAGMGKTRLVTELVARAEEAGRLVAVGHCTEFGDGVLPFLPFTEIFGRLDAGAPARLGALTADHPALARLQPGRRGLAAPDDAPAPAGVERGDVFEAVHAALEELADPNGLLAVVEDLHWADASTRDLLGFLFTRAFTRDVTVVLTYRSDDLHRRHPLRPRVAEWSRIPGVTRMALGPLSDAALGEVVQAARPQPDRVAREIVVRADGNPFFAEELALSRAPGDRALPANVVDLLLVRLDRLDPDARAVVRAAACAGRRVTHELLAAVVGVDDATLERALRAAVDSNVLVPVEGTAYAFRHALLTTAAYDDLLPGERRRLHAAYASALRRRAVPGTAAELARHAVAAQDLGTAVAASIEAGDEASSVGGPDEAATHYLMALELLGRPGAPAGDVAGLTAKAADALVAAGRPHRAIDLVTDQLAADPPPPADPPPPAELLTAWVELLLALAAAAREVDIPVDGYGAAAEALRLVPDEPTPLRARVLNAHAHASFDRGRHDDAARFAREARSLAVAVGLPRVVADAAMILGRLQLRWDDPDASLVALGDVAAQARADGDTVALTRALHHIGSIHFVVGALPRAREYYLEAAATAAATGRHWSPYGLDARLFACLTAYMTGDWDAVARETDVAPLAPPPLIEAMFASVALARAAGRGDTEEGDRLLARTRPWWHQDGVVCVQSAGAAIDLLGDRGDVDGAVRLQDEAVRTLSELWQAEDGVFSARARFSALLLGQLSAQAVRAGGTSADLLRLGADLAAAAERTDEEARRSGNPLGAEGRAWVVRTRAELLRLQWTVALDPPAPSALVGAWEEAVAAFDALGHAFEGARSRARLARVLRAAGRPDDAAAHAAHARETAERLGARPLLAELGAVPLGAGRPATREPATALTPREREVLALVAEGRSNGQIGRQLFISTKTVSVHVSNILAKLGAEGRTEAAAIAHRRGLLSRAHP; from the coding sequence GTGACCTCAGGCAGCCTGGGCCCGATCGTGGGCCGCGACGACGAGCTGGCGCGTCTGGCCGAGCTCGTCGGCCTCACCGGGGACCCGCCGGCCCGCGCCGTCGTCGTGGCGGGCGACGCCGGCATGGGCAAGACGCGCCTCGTCACCGAGCTCGTCGCCCGGGCCGAGGAGGCCGGTCGGCTCGTCGCCGTGGGCCACTGCACCGAGTTCGGCGACGGCGTCCTGCCCTTCCTGCCGTTCACCGAGATCTTCGGGCGGCTGGACGCCGGGGCGCCCGCCCGGCTCGGGGCGCTCACCGCGGACCACCCCGCCCTCGCCCGGCTGCAGCCGGGGCGGCGCGGGCTCGCCGCCCCGGACGACGCGCCCGCGCCGGCCGGCGTCGAGCGGGGGGACGTCTTCGAGGCGGTCCACGCCGCGCTGGAGGAGCTGGCCGACCCGAACGGCCTGCTCGCCGTCGTGGAGGACCTGCACTGGGCGGACGCGTCGACCCGCGACCTCCTCGGCTTCCTCTTCACCCGGGCCTTCACCCGCGACGTCACCGTCGTGCTCACCTACCGCTCGGACGACCTCCACCGCCGCCACCCCCTGCGGCCCCGGGTCGCCGAGTGGTCGCGCATCCCCGGCGTCACGCGCATGGCGCTCGGGCCGCTCAGCGACGCCGCGCTGGGCGAGGTGGTCCAGGCGGCGCGCCCCCAGCCGGACCGGGTGGCGCGCGAGATCGTCGTCCGGGCCGATGGCAACCCGTTCTTCGCCGAGGAGCTTGCCCTCTCCCGCGCGCCCGGGGACCGGGCGCTGCCGGCCAACGTCGTGGACCTGCTCCTCGTCCGGCTGGACCGGCTCGACCCCGACGCCCGCGCCGTCGTCCGGGCCGCCGCGTGCGCCGGCCGCCGGGTCACCCACGAGCTGCTCGCCGCGGTGGTGGGCGTCGACGACGCCACCCTCGAGCGCGCGCTGCGGGCCGCGGTCGACAGCAACGTCCTCGTCCCCGTCGAGGGGACGGCCTACGCGTTCCGGCACGCCCTGCTCACCACGGCGGCCTACGACGACCTGCTGCCGGGCGAGCGCCGGAGGCTGCACGCCGCCTACGCGAGCGCCCTGCGCCGCCGCGCGGTCCCCGGGACGGCCGCGGAGCTCGCGCGGCACGCGGTCGCCGCGCAGGACCTCGGCACCGCCGTCGCCGCGAGCATCGAGGCCGGCGACGAGGCGAGCTCGGTCGGGGGACCCGACGAGGCGGCGACCCACTACCTCATGGCCCTCGAGCTCCTTGGCCGACCCGGCGCCCCCGCGGGGGACGTCGCCGGCCTCACCGCCAAGGCCGCCGACGCCCTCGTCGCGGCGGGCCGCCCGCACCGCGCCATCGACCTCGTCACCGACCAGCTCGCGGCCGACCCGCCGCCCCCGGCCGACCCGCCGCCCCCGGCAGAGCTGCTCACCGCCTGGGTGGAGCTCCTCCTCGCCCTCGCCGCCGCCGCGCGGGAGGTGGACATCCCCGTCGACGGCTACGGCGCTGCCGCCGAGGCCCTGCGCCTGGTCCCCGACGAGCCCACGCCGTTGCGCGCCCGGGTCCTCAACGCGCACGCCCACGCGAGCTTCGACCGGGGCAGGCACGACGACGCCGCGCGCTTCGCGCGGGAGGCGCGGTCGCTGGCCGTCGCGGTGGGCCTGCCGCGGGTGGTGGCGGACGCCGCGATGATCCTCGGGCGGCTCCAGCTGCGGTGGGACGACCCCGACGCCTCCCTCGTGGCGCTCGGCGACGTGGCAGCGCAGGCGCGGGCCGACGGCGACACCGTCGCGCTCACCCGCGCGCTCCACCACATCGGGTCCATCCACTTCGTCGTCGGGGCGTTGCCGCGCGCCCGTGAGTACTACCTCGAGGCGGCCGCGACCGCCGCCGCCACCGGCCGGCACTGGTCGCCCTACGGCCTCGACGCGCGGTTGTTCGCCTGCCTCACCGCGTACATGACCGGCGACTGGGACGCCGTCGCCCGCGAGACCGACGTCGCGCCCCTCGCACCCCCGCCCCTCATCGAGGCGATGTTCGCCTCCGTGGCCCTGGCCCGCGCGGCCGGTCGCGGGGACACGGAGGAGGGGGACCGGCTGCTCGCGCGGACGCGGCCGTGGTGGCACCAGGACGGGGTCGTCTGCGTGCAGAGCGCCGGGGCCGCCATCGACCTGCTCGGCGACCGCGGGGACGTCGACGGCGCCGTGCGCCTCCAAGACGAGGCGGTCCGCACGCTCTCCGAGCTCTGGCAGGCCGAGGATGGGGTGTTCTCCGCGCGCGCGCGCTTCAGCGCGCTGCTCCTCGGCCAGCTCTCCGCGCAGGCGGTCCGTGCCGGAGGGACGTCCGCCGACCTCCTACGCCTCGGTGCGGACCTGGCCGCCGCGGCCGAACGCACCGACGAGGAGGCCCGCCGCTCGGGGAACCCGCTCGGGGCGGAGGGACGTGCCTGGGTGGTGCGTACGCGCGCGGAGCTGCTGCGGCTGCAGTGGACCGTGGCCCTCGACCCACCGGCGCCGTCGGCCCTGGTCGGCGCCTGGGAGGAGGCGGTCGCCGCCTTCGACGCGCTCGGTCACGCCTTCGAGGGGGCCCGGTCCCGGGCACGGTTGGCGCGGGTGCTCCGCGCCGCCGGGCGCCCCGACGACGCGGCCGCGCACGCCGCGCACGCCCGGGAGACCGCGGAACGGCTGGGCGCCCGCCCCCTCCTCGCCGAGCTGGGCGCCGTCCCCTTGGGCGCCGGCCGGCCGGCCACCCGCGAGCCGGCTACCGCGCTGACGCCCCGCGAGCGCGAGGTCCTCGCGCTGGTGGCCGAGGGACGCAGCAACGGGCAGATCGGCCGGCAGCTGTTCATCAGCACGAAGACGGTGAGCGTGCACGTGTCCAACATCCTCGCCAAGCTCGGCGCCGAGGGCCGGACCGAGGCGGCCGCCATCGCGCACCGCCGGGGCCTGCTCAGCCGGGCTCACCCGTAG